Proteins found in one Acidobacteriota bacterium genomic segment:
- the tkt gene encoding transketolase, whose product MSTSEAERTADRASAVVDAAESRNEKKKRKEKLDELCVNTIRFLAVDAVEKANSGHPGTPMGMADIAYVLWTEFLRHDPKHPDWIGRDRFILSAGHASMLLYSLLHLTGYKEMTLDQLRDFRQWNSKTAGHPEYGHAAGIETTTGPLGQGFANGVGMGLAAKMMAARFNSDENALIDHYVYSICSDGDLMEGVASEAASLAGHLGLGNLIYFYDDNLITIEGETRLAFSEDVGKRFQSYGWQVQKIDGHDRDAIRRAIRKAQREKAKPSLIICRTIIGWGAPNLHGTAEAHGAPLGPEEVRLTKQALGWPLEEFHVPDGVREHFEKKTKKLVRSRRAWDRKMRQWRETNPEMAAMWDGFWKHEMPAGWIDTLVKGVRTSEKSATRSLSGKAIQALSNMVPFLVGGSADLGPSNNTTIKGSQSIARKSVEGPPPDRDVFTGRNLHFGVREHAMGAIVNGMTLAGPWRAYGGTFLIFSDYMRPSIRLAALMNIPSIFVFTHDSIFLGEDGPTHQPVEHLWALRAIPNLHLFRPCSDVETAMAWGWAVVKSSGPTAMAFTRQKLAPVEYPDDFDPETVWKGAYVLRESEGDDPVTLLATGSEVPVAIEAAERLAGRGQPVRIVSAPCLELFDAQKPAYRKRVLGDRSRIVTIEAGSTIGWYRYADDGALHIGVERFGASAPAEVLAEKYGLTADAVVTEIEKWLAAK is encoded by the coding sequence ATGAGCACTTCAGAGGCTGAGAGAACCGCAGATCGTGCGTCCGCCGTCGTCGACGCCGCCGAGAGCCGAAACGAAAAGAAGAAGCGGAAGGAGAAACTCGACGAGCTCTGCGTCAATACGATCCGGTTTCTGGCCGTCGATGCCGTCGAGAAGGCGAACAGCGGACACCCCGGCACGCCGATGGGGATGGCGGACATCGCCTATGTGCTCTGGACCGAATTTCTGCGGCACGATCCGAAGCATCCCGACTGGATCGGTCGCGACCGCTTCATCCTTTCGGCCGGCCACGCCTCGATGCTCCTCTATTCGCTGCTTCACCTCACCGGATACAAGGAGATGACGCTCGATCAGCTTCGCGATTTTCGCCAGTGGAATTCGAAAACGGCCGGCCACCCCGAGTACGGCCACGCTGCGGGAATCGAAACCACCACGGGCCCACTCGGCCAGGGGTTCGCCAACGGTGTGGGAATGGGCCTCGCGGCAAAGATGATGGCCGCCCGATTCAATTCCGATGAGAACGCGCTCATCGATCACTACGTCTACTCGATCTGTTCCGATGGTGACCTGATGGAAGGCGTCGCCTCCGAGGCCGCGTCCCTCGCCGGACATCTCGGTCTCGGCAACCTCATCTACTTCTACGACGACAACCTGATCACGATCGAAGGGGAAACCCGGCTCGCGTTCTCGGAGGATGTCGGCAAAAGGTTCCAGTCCTATGGCTGGCAGGTGCAGAAGATCGACGGCCACGATCGCGACGCGATCCGTCGGGCGATCAGAAAGGCGCAGCGGGAGAAAGCGAAACCTTCGCTGATCATCTGCCGGACGATCATCGGATGGGGGGCGCCGAATCTTCACGGAACCGCCGAAGCGCACGGCGCGCCGCTCGGTCCCGAAGAAGTCCGCTTGACCAAACAGGCGCTCGGATGGCCGCTCGAAGAGTTCCACGTCCCCGATGGGGTCCGGGAGCACTTCGAGAAGAAGACGAAGAAGCTCGTTCGGTCACGGCGTGCATGGGACAGGAAGATGCGGCAATGGCGTGAGACGAATCCCGAGATGGCGGCGATGTGGGACGGGTTCTGGAAGCACGAGATGCCGGCAGGCTGGATCGACACCCTCGTGAAGGGTGTCCGAACCAGTGAAAAGTCGGCAACACGATCCCTCTCCGGGAAGGCGATCCAGGCTCTGTCGAACATGGTTCCATTCCTCGTCGGCGGATCGGCGGATCTCGGACCCTCGAACAACACGACGATCAAGGGAAGTCAGAGCATCGCCCGAAAATCAGTCGAGGGACCACCGCCGGATCGGGACGTCTTCACCGGACGGAATCTTCACTTCGGTGTGCGGGAGCACGCCATGGGAGCGATCGTCAACGGGATGACGCTGGCAGGACCATGGCGGGCCTACGGCGGAACGTTCCTCATCTTTTCCGACTACATGCGACCGAGCATCCGTCTCGCGGCGCTGATGAACATTCCATCGATCTTCGTATTTACACACGATTCGATCTTTCTGGGAGAGGACGGGCCGACGCATCAACCAGTCGAACATCTCTGGGCGTTGCGGGCGATCCCGAATCTCCATCTGTTCCGTCCCTGCAGCGACGTCGAGACGGCGATGGCGTGGGGATGGGCCGTCGTGAAGAGCTCGGGTCCCACGGCGATGGCGTTCACGCGTCAGAAGCTCGCACCGGTCGAGTACCCCGACGATTTCGATCCGGAAACCGTCTGGAAGGGAGCTTACGTTCTCCGCGAGAGTGAAGGTGATGATCCGGTGACGCTGCTCGCCACCGGCTCCGAGGTTCCCGTGGCGATCGAGGCCGCGGAGCGACTTGCGGGTCGTGGGCAGCCGGTCCGGATCGTCTCCGCTCCATGCCTCGAGCTGTTCGACGCACAGAAACCGGCGTACAGAAAGAGGGTGCTCGGCGACCGATCGAGGATCGTCACGATCGAGGCGGGCTCGACGATCGGCTGGTACCGTTACGCTGACGACGGCGCGCTCCACATCGGGGTGGAGCGGTTCGGTGCTTCCGCGCCAGCGGAGGTTCTGGCCGAAAAGTACGGGCTGACCGCCGATGCGGTCGTGACCGAGATCGAGAAATGGCTGGCAGCGAAGTAA
- a CDS encoding Na-K-Cl cotransporter, giving the protein MKFPFLRNAPPPAAVVEPNPGGLGTFGGVFTPSILTILGVIMYLRFGWILGNAGLTGTLVIVTLSTAITFLTALSISEIATDQHVRAGGAYYMISRALGVESGGTVGIPLYIAQALSVALYTVGFAESLNRTFPVLDAKITGVITTILIAALAMRSAQVAIKAQYFIMAAIAISLVSLFLGDPISAPMTEPVVDPAPFWVVFAVFFPAVTGIMAGVNMSGDLRNPRKSIPTGTIAAVIVGYVIYMAIPLYLRNNASAELLVADPLVMTKIAFIGNAILLGVWGATLSSALGSILGAPRVLQALARDGVLPNWMGWLGRGSGAGDEPRIGTVFTTALALVAVWLGDLDVIAPVLTMFFLTTYGVLNITAGLERFLQSPSFRPTFRVHWAWSLLGALGCISVMFLINPVATVVAFLTVLTIYLWLERSEMSVAWGDIRRGMWLTLIRTGLMRLEPGADPKTWRPHILVLSGAPSRRWHLVDLANSLSHNRGLMTVASILDASVPPARRVSMESTVREYLLDRGVSSLVKVISAPSPFEGVETLIEAYGLGPVMPNTIMVGGTAEEAKHARFCEMIRHVHESKRNILIVENTIETEARKDVRRIDVWWGGLRSNGGLMLLLAYLLKTSFEWRGSRVVLKMAAADESAAQSARANLESLTTRSRTGIEYEVIVMNGKTFDEILQSSSKDADLVFMGLAEPGDDFPDYYERTVKRSRSLPTTVFVLAAEDVDFGATFR; this is encoded by the coding sequence ATGAAGTTTCCCTTCCTCAGAAATGCACCCCCGCCAGCGGCCGTCGTTGAGCCGAATCCCGGCGGGCTCGGAACGTTCGGTGGTGTATTCACCCCTTCGATACTGACGATCCTCGGCGTCATCATGTATCTACGGTTCGGATGGATTCTGGGAAACGCCGGGCTGACCGGAACGCTCGTGATCGTGACCCTTTCTACGGCGATCACGTTTCTCACGGCGCTGTCGATCTCCGAGATCGCAACCGACCAGCATGTCCGGGCCGGCGGAGCGTATTACATGATCTCCCGTGCGCTCGGGGTCGAATCGGGGGGCACGGTCGGAATTCCCCTCTACATCGCGCAGGCGCTCTCGGTCGCTCTCTACACGGTCGGTTTCGCGGAAAGCCTCAACCGGACATTTCCGGTTCTCGACGCGAAGATCACCGGCGTGATCACGACGATTCTGATCGCGGCGCTGGCGATGAGAAGCGCGCAGGTGGCCATCAAGGCGCAGTACTTCATCATGGCGGCCATCGCGATTTCCCTCGTATCGCTTTTTCTCGGGGATCCGATCAGCGCGCCGATGACCGAGCCCGTCGTCGACCCTGCACCTTTCTGGGTTGTCTTCGCGGTTTTCTTTCCGGCCGTCACGGGGATCATGGCCGGCGTCAACATGTCGGGAGACCTGCGGAACCCACGAAAGTCGATCCCGACCGGAACGATCGCAGCGGTGATCGTCGGATACGTCATCTACATGGCGATCCCGCTCTACCTTCGCAACAACGCCAGCGCGGAGCTTCTCGTGGCCGATCCGCTGGTGATGACAAAAATCGCCTTCATTGGAAATGCGATTCTCCTCGGGGTCTGGGGAGCGACGCTCTCGAGTGCGCTCGGCAGCATTCTCGGGGCGCCGCGAGTCCTGCAGGCGCTTGCACGGGATGGTGTGCTGCCGAACTGGATGGGCTGGCTGGGACGAGGCAGCGGCGCCGGGGACGAGCCGAGAATCGGAACCGTGTTCACCACGGCGCTCGCACTCGTGGCGGTCTGGCTGGGAGATCTCGACGTGATCGCTCCAGTCCTCACGATGTTCTTTCTGACGACCTACGGCGTGTTGAACATCACCGCCGGGCTCGAACGATTTCTCCAGAGCCCCTCGTTCCGCCCGACGTTCCGTGTGCACTGGGCGTGGTCACTCCTCGGCGCGCTCGGTTGTATCAGTGTCATGTTCCTGATCAACCCCGTGGCGACCGTCGTTGCCTTTCTGACCGTGCTGACGATCTATCTCTGGCTCGAAAGGTCGGAGATGAGCGTTGCATGGGGAGACATTCGCCGCGGGATGTGGCTGACGCTCATTCGGACGGGCCTGATGCGGCTCGAACCGGGAGCAGATCCGAAGACCTGGCGTCCCCACATTCTCGTACTCTCTGGAGCGCCGTCGAGGCGCTGGCATCTGGTCGATCTCGCCAACTCGCTCTCTCATAACCGCGGGCTGATGACCGTTGCATCGATTCTGGATGCCTCGGTTCCTCCGGCGCGCCGGGTCTCGATGGAATCGACGGTGCGCGAGTACCTGCTGGACCGCGGAGTATCGAGTCTCGTCAAGGTGATCAGTGCTCCGTCCCCATTCGAGGGCGTCGAGACGCTCATCGAAGCGTATGGCCTCGGCCCGGTCATGCCGAACACGATCATGGTGGGCGGGACCGCCGAGGAGGCGAAGCATGCCCGATTCTGCGAGATGATCCGGCACGTTCACGAGTCGAAACGCAACATTCTGATCGTCGAGAACACCATCGAAACAGAAGCTCGGAAGGATGTACGGAGAATCGATGTCTGGTGGGGAGGGTTGCGCTCGAACGGCGGCCTGATGCTGCTGCTGGCTTACCTGCTGAAGACCAGCTTCGAGTGGCGCGGTTCGCGTGTCGTCCTCAAGATGGCTGCTGCCGATGAGAGCGCCGCGCAATCGGCAAGAGCCAATCTCGAATCTCTCACGACCAGATCGCGCACAGGAATCGAGTACGAGGTGATCGTGATGAACGGGAAGACCTTCGATGAGATTCTGCAGAGCTCTTCGAAGGACGCCGATCTCGTCTTCATGGGACTTGCAGAGCCGGGCGACGACTTTCCGGACTACTACGAGCGTACCGTGAAGCGTTCCCGAAGCCTTCCGACGACGGTTTTCGTATTGGCCGCCGAGGATGTCGATTTCGGCGCAACCTTTCGCTAG
- a CDS encoding 30S ribosomal protein S1 has product MPPTEKVKDPNDHPKGEKDLESIGMEELLEMYDEKLGEFNEGEIVKGRVVHVKPTEVVVDIGYKSEGIVPIEQVTDYAGNVRVSPGSQLDVFIEKLEHPSGYVQLSREKAERVLVWDELEKQYKAEETISGRVLDRVKGGLSVDVGVKAFLPGSLVDVRPVKNLDSLKGKELEFRIISFDKRRSNVVLSRRALLEEKHEKMKKETFERLEEGAKITGTVKNITDYGAFVDLGGVDGLLHITDVSWGRVNHPSEYFNVNDVIEVVVLKIDEENERVSLGYKQRTSDPWLDVSDRYPIGSTVHGKAVSLTDYGAFVELEEGVEGLVHISEMSWTRRVKPSKLLNVGDEIDAVVTDVDDENRRISLSLRALETNPWDTIEERYPVGATITGKVRNLTDFGAFVEVEDGIDGLVHISDMSWTRRLKHPSEVVKKGDEVTAKVTAVDASSQRLSLSIKEFMPNEWDDYARDRSIGDEVIGTISKITDFGLFVKMSEGVEGLIHLSEIERTPSDNLEGMFSPGSPIRARLIKMDWAEKKIGLSLRDVEPLSDDERAAWERGELESPGGERGTPIVQTRGDGLSETLGDSGLAALKGKQPSGEQAEAPEEEDSEQGDDESAEDDSEE; this is encoded by the coding sequence ATGCCGCCCACTGAAAAGGTCAAAGACCCGAACGATCATCCGAAGGGAGAAAAGGATCTCGAATCCATCGGAATGGAAGAGCTGCTCGAGATGTACGACGAGAAGCTCGGCGAATTCAACGAAGGTGAAATCGTCAAGGGAAGGGTCGTTCACGTCAAGCCTACCGAGGTGGTCGTCGACATCGGGTACAAGTCCGAGGGAATCGTTCCGATCGAACAAGTCACCGATTACGCGGGAAACGTCAGAGTCAGCCCCGGTTCGCAGCTCGATGTGTTCATCGAAAAACTCGAGCATCCGAGCGGCTACGTGCAACTCTCACGCGAGAAGGCCGAGCGGGTTCTCGTCTGGGATGAGCTCGAGAAACAGTACAAGGCGGAGGAGACGATCTCCGGCCGGGTTCTCGACCGGGTCAAGGGGGGCTTGTCGGTCGACGTAGGCGTCAAGGCCTTTCTTCCCGGCTCCCTCGTCGATGTCCGCCCGGTGAAGAATCTCGACAGCCTCAAGGGGAAAGAGCTCGAGTTTCGCATCATTTCATTCGACAAGCGGCGCTCGAATGTCGTTCTGTCCCGCCGAGCCCTCCTCGAAGAGAAGCACGAGAAGATGAAGAAGGAGACGTTCGAGCGTCTCGAAGAGGGAGCCAAGATCACCGGCACCGTGAAAAACATCACTGACTACGGAGCCTTCGTCGATCTCGGCGGCGTCGACGGCCTTCTTCACATCACCGATGTCTCCTGGGGGCGCGTCAATCATCCCTCCGAATACTTCAACGTCAACGACGTGATCGAGGTGGTCGTTCTCAAGATCGATGAGGAAAACGAAAGAGTCTCGCTCGGGTACAAGCAGCGAACCTCGGATCCCTGGCTGGACGTCAGCGATCGCTATCCCATCGGGTCTACCGTCCATGGCAAGGCGGTTTCGCTGACCGACTACGGAGCCTTCGTCGAGCTCGAAGAAGGCGTCGAGGGACTCGTCCACATCTCCGAGATGTCGTGGACCCGGAGAGTCAAACCCTCGAAGCTTCTCAATGTCGGTGATGAGATCGATGCCGTAGTCACTGACGTCGACGACGAGAACCGTCGGATTTCACTTTCGCTCAGGGCGCTCGAGACCAATCCGTGGGACACGATCGAAGAGCGTTACCCGGTCGGTGCAACGATCACCGGAAAGGTCAGAAACCTGACCGACTTCGGGGCATTCGTCGAGGTCGAGGACGGGATCGACGGGCTGGTCCACATCTCGGACATGTCATGGACCCGCCGCCTCAAGCACCCCAGTGAAGTCGTAAAGAAGGGAGACGAGGTTACCGCGAAGGTCACCGCGGTCGATGCTTCGAGTCAGCGGCTCTCGTTGTCGATCAAGGAGTTCATGCCGAACGAATGGGACGACTACGCTCGCGATCGGAGCATCGGGGACGAAGTGATTGGAACGATCTCGAAGATCACCGATTTCGGGCTCTTCGTCAAAATGTCCGAGGGAGTCGAAGGTCTGATCCATCTGTCGGAAATTGAACGGACGCCCTCGGACAATCTGGAAGGGATGTTCAGTCCGGGATCGCCGATCCGGGCACGGCTGATCAAGATGGACTGGGCGGAGAAAAAGATCGGACTTTCGCTCCGGGACGTCGAACCGCTCAGCGACGACGAGAGAGCAGCCTGGGAGCGTGGAGAGCTCGAGAGTCCCGGCGGTGAGCGAGGCACACCGATCGTTCAGACGCGGGGCGATGGACTTTCGGAGACCCTCGGCGACTCGGGACTGGCCGCACTCAAGGGAAAGCAACCGTCCGGAGAGCAAGCCGAGGCGCCCGAGGAAGAGGATTCGGAACAGGGCGATGACGAGTCGGCTGAGGACGACAGCGAAGAATGA
- the sppA gene encoding signal peptide peptidase SppA, whose amino-acid sequence MSYSPEHESGAPAPIEPPPRPQPKPRERRRLSPGAILVFVASLVFLVAAIIVAVAIASAFDGKAITLRNSVAVIPIEGAIVDSRDIVETLHRYRDDANIEAVVIRVDSPGGAIVPSQEIHDEIIKFREESGKPVVAAMGGVAASGGYYIAAACDRIIAGRGTVTGSIGVITQWMNIGGVLDWAHVEPITIASGEMKDTGSPYRDLTEEERAFYQSFVNELLDQFVADVVQARKLDEAEVRRLADGRVFTGVTAKDLELVDELGNIWDAIDLAADLASVEEPNVIYPKRWEPGLLDYLFGSDSQRTSVLSRLAGETTSPFYYRWK is encoded by the coding sequence ATGAGCTACTCTCCCGAGCACGAATCGGGAGCGCCGGCTCCCATCGAACCGCCGCCGCGTCCCCAACCGAAGCCGCGGGAGCGTCGCAGGCTCAGTCCCGGCGCGATTCTGGTCTTCGTGGCGAGCCTCGTTTTTCTCGTGGCCGCCATCATCGTCGCGGTCGCGATCGCTTCGGCATTCGACGGGAAGGCGATCACCCTGCGCAACTCGGTCGCCGTCATTCCCATTGAAGGGGCGATCGTCGATTCGCGCGACATCGTCGAAACCCTTCATCGATACCGGGACGACGCCAACATCGAAGCGGTCGTCATCCGGGTGGATTCACCGGGCGGCGCCATCGTGCCCTCCCAGGAGATTCATGACGAAATCATCAAGTTCCGTGAAGAGAGCGGGAAACCGGTGGTCGCCGCCATGGGAGGAGTTGCTGCGTCGGGCGGCTACTACATTGCCGCAGCCTGCGATCGGATCATCGCCGGACGCGGGACGGTGACCGGCTCGATCGGGGTCATCACCCAGTGGATGAACATCGGCGGGGTTCTCGACTGGGCGCACGTCGAGCCGATCACGATTGCCAGCGGCGAGATGAAGGACACGGGATCGCCCTACCGGGATCTCACCGAAGAGGAGCGCGCCTTCTATCAGAGTTTCGTGAACGAACTGCTCGATCAGTTCGTAGCCGACGTGGTCCAGGCGAGGAAGCTCGACGAAGCAGAAGTGCGGCGCCTCGCTGATGGCCGCGTTTTCACCGGAGTGACCGCGAAGGATCTGGAACTGGTCGACGAGCTGGGCAATATCTGGGATGCGATCGACCTCGCTGCTGATCTCGCAAGCGTCGAAGAGCCCAACGTGATCTATCCGAAGCGATGGGAACCAGGGTTGCTGGACTACCTGTTCGGATCCGATAGCCAACGGACCTCCGTACTGAGCAGACTTGCCGGAGAAACGACATCCCCGTTTTATTACCGGTGGAAATGA
- a CDS encoding integration host factor subunit beta yields MTKADLVERVSRTADLHRRNAEEIVNVFLDSIIGSLRRGEKVELRGFGSFRLRHRKSRVGRNPKTGERVDVPPKMIPYFKVGKELKNLINDDDQDTDS; encoded by the coding sequence CTGACGAAGGCCGACCTCGTCGAGCGAGTCTCGAGGACTGCCGATCTTCACAGGCGGAATGCGGAAGAAATCGTCAACGTCTTCCTCGACTCCATCATCGGATCTCTGCGGAGGGGCGAGAAGGTCGAGCTCCGCGGATTCGGCAGCTTCAGACTCCGGCACCGCAAATCGCGCGTGGGTCGCAATCCGAAGACGGGCGAACGTGTCGACGTACCGCCGAAGATGATTCCGTATTTCAAGGTCGGCAAGGAGCTGAAGAATCTGATCAACGATGATGATCAGGATACCGACTCCTGA
- a CDS encoding HIT domain-containing protein, with protein MRVLFTPWRYEYLISPKGAQEECIFCVAARGGVSRDTLTLARTENAVVMLNRYPYTNGHVMVAPAEHEARLYDTDEAVLGELMRVTAHAQRLLADHYHSDGFNVGMNFGEAAGAGVADHYHIHIVPRWSGDSNFMSVTADTRIVPEDLEETWERLAPAFESF; from the coding sequence GTGCGAGTATTGTTCACTCCGTGGAGGTACGAATACTTGATCTCTCCCAAAGGAGCCCAGGAGGAGTGCATATTCTGCGTGGCTGCACGCGGAGGTGTCTCCCGGGACACGCTGACGCTGGCCCGCACGGAGAACGCCGTCGTGATGCTCAACCGCTACCCATACACGAACGGACACGTCATGGTTGCGCCGGCCGAGCACGAGGCACGCCTCTACGATACGGACGAGGCAGTTCTGGGAGAGCTCATGCGGGTGACCGCACACGCGCAGCGACTGCTCGCGGACCACTATCACTCCGACGGGTTCAACGTGGGAATGAACTTCGGCGAAGCGGCGGGGGCAGGCGTAGCCGATCACTACCACATCCACATCGTTCCGCGATGGAGCGGCGATTCGAACTTCATGTCGGTGACCGCCGACACCCGGATCGTGCCCGAGGATCTGGAAGAGACGTGGGAGCGGCTGGCTCCGGCCTTCGAGTCCTTTTGA
- the lpxB gene encoding lipid-A-disaccharide synthase encodes MKLCVVAGEASGDLHGADAVRELRKLDPDLVAFGIGGDELAASGVELLHHVRDLAIVGLFNVIRHLPMYRRVFRELVSRIEQERPDAILLIDFPDFNLRIARALQKLDIPIFYYISPQVWAWRSGRIREIARTVDHMMVVFPFEKLLYEGKMKATWVGHPLVEQLEDLVPTRPRPLPEGKVRLAILPGSRLMEIEELLPEMMRALDQFRAGRKVEAFIIKAPTISREQLEAAAPGCTLAVELVSSEGRKALASADLAIVSSGTATLEAAILGVPCVVMYRLPRLTWLVARRIVRLENVSLVNIVAGRGLVPELLQRDATGERAVQELERLLEPDQWKKVTTGLRSVYEKLGGERPAANVARIIIEEARK; translated from the coding sequence ATGAAACTCTGTGTCGTCGCGGGTGAAGCCTCCGGCGATCTCCACGGAGCCGACGCGGTCCGGGAGCTCCGAAAGCTCGATCCCGATCTGGTCGCCTTCGGTATCGGTGGCGATGAGCTCGCGGCCAGCGGTGTCGAGCTGCTTCATCACGTTCGCGACCTCGCAATCGTCGGTCTGTTCAACGTGATCCGCCATCTTCCGATGTATCGCCGGGTGTTTCGCGAGCTGGTATCCAGAATCGAGCAGGAGCGACCCGACGCGATTCTTCTCATCGATTTTCCCGACTTCAACCTCCGAATCGCCAGGGCCCTCCAGAAACTCGATATTCCGATCTTCTACTACATCTCTCCCCAGGTCTGGGCGTGGCGCTCGGGGCGGATCCGGGAAATCGCGCGTACGGTCGATCACATGATGGTCGTGTTTCCCTTCGAAAAGCTTCTCTATGAAGGAAAGATGAAGGCCACCTGGGTCGGCCATCCGCTGGTGGAACAACTGGAAGATCTCGTTCCAACGCGTCCGCGGCCCCTTCCGGAGGGGAAGGTGAGGCTCGCGATCCTTCCGGGGAGCCGGCTGATGGAGATCGAGGAGCTCCTTCCGGAGATGATGAGAGCCCTCGATCAGTTCCGTGCCGGGAGGAAGGTCGAGGCCTTCATCATCAAGGCTCCCACGATCTCGCGAGAACAGCTCGAAGCGGCGGCTCCCGGATGTACGCTGGCAGTGGAGCTGGTCAGCTCGGAAGGACGAAAGGCCCTCGCATCGGCGGATCTGGCGATCGTCTCATCGGGCACCGCAACACTCGAAGCCGCGATTCTCGGGGTCCCGTGCGTGGTGATGTACCGGCTTCCACGACTGACATGGCTGGTCGCGAGGCGGATCGTCAGACTCGAGAACGTCAGCCTGGTCAATATCGTCGCCGGACGCGGTCTGGTACCGGAACTGCTGCAGCGAGACGCCACCGGAGAGCGGGCCGTTCAGGAGCTGGAACGTCTTCTCGAGCCGGATCAGTGGAAGAAGGTGACCACGGGGCTGCGGAGCGTCTACGAGAAGCTCGGCGGCGAGCGCCCGGCCGCGAACGTTGCCCGGATCATCATCGAGGAAGCTCGAAAATGA